Proteins from a single region of Gossypium arboreum isolate Shixiya-1 chromosome 1, ASM2569848v2, whole genome shotgun sequence:
- the LOC108482402 gene encoding probable long-chain-alcohol O-fatty-acyltransferase 3: MDGEINNLVKVWFSILASLFYCYFLASKIPEGKFRLISLFPIFILFTALPLYLSYVFPIGLIALLFSWLGNFKLLLFAFDKGPLSTHSSNSLIHFILIASLPIKIKENEKYPFLKSPDIHQNSSKKHPKLPLNCPTKVLLFAILVSAHDYKQTLHPKIVLLLYSCMVYLLIDIIFGIFNGLVHATSGLELEPPSDEPYLSTSLQDFWGRRWNLMVTYLLRHTIYKPARSFFDKMLGSMWAPLAAVLAAFTVSGLMHELVFYYVTRVSPTWEVTWYFVLHGACVVVEFGVKRVFSGKAQLHWAVSTPLTVGFVVATAMWLFFPPVLRTGAVEKAIEEFKVLLDFAKVLRKVSSFW, translated from the coding sequence ATGGATGGGGAAATCAATAACTTGGTCAAGGTATGGTTCTCAATTCTAGCATCTCTTTTTTATTGCTATTTTTTAGCTTCAAAGATCCCCGAAGGTAAGTTTAGGCTCATTTCTCTTTTCCCAATCTTCATCCTTTTCACTGCCCTCCCTCTATACCTCTCATATGTCTTCCCTATAGGCCTAATAGCTTTGCTATTCTCTTGGTTAGGTAACTTCAAGCTCCTCCTTTTTGCCTTTGATAAAGGACCACTTTCAACTCACTCATCTAATTCCCTAATTCATTTTATCCTCATAGCTTCTCTCCCTATAaaaatcaaggaaaatgagaaatACCCATTTCTCAAAAGCCCCGATATACATCAAAATTCATCTAAAAAACATCCCAAATTGCCTCTAAATTGCCCAACCAAAGTATTGCTTTTTGCCATATTGGTGAGTGCACATGATTATAAACAAACTCTGCACCCAAAGATTGTATTGCTTCTATACAGTTGCATGGTGTATTTATTGATAGACATAATTTTTGGTATATTTAATGGTCTAGTACATGCCACATCGGGTTTGGAGCTCGAACCGCCGTCCGATGAACCTTATCTTTCAACATCGTTGCAAGATTTTTGGGGTAGGAGATGGAACCTCATGGTAACATATCTTCTACGCCACACCATATACAAACCCGCTCGGTCATTTTTTGACAAAATGTTAGGTTCCATGTGGGCTCCACTTGCGGCAGTGCTGGCGGCTTTCACTGTCTCTGGGCTAATGCATGAGCTCGTGTTCTACTACGTCACACGTGTGAGTCCCACGTGGGAGGTAACATGGTACTTCGTTTTGCATGGGGCATGTGTGGTTGTAGAGTTTGGTGTCAAAAGGGTGTTTTCCGGCAAGGCTCAGCTGCATTGGGCTGTGTCAACACCATTAACAGTCGGTTTCGTGGTGGCTACTGCTATGTGGCTGTTTTTCCCGCCGGTGTTGAGGACTGGTGCTGTCGAGAAAGCCATTGAAGAGTTCAAGGTCTTGTTGGATTTTGCCAAGGTTTTAAGGAAAGTGAGTTCTTTTTGGTAA
- the LOC108483283 gene encoding protein ENHANCED DOWNY MILDEW 2, giving the protein MAFSDDEEEEALIHSVSNYYFNDEKDEAVCFSQLPLQFGGKECLSCGSKKKIFLRGIADDGLLTICKHVTTWKFDLSNVGKPDISVLSKDIGWLKLQKPRKSFEPVIRSVLISVHCLHLISWNPDLSGKSLWDQLAKIFSLYEVKPSQNDLVDHMDLIAEAVKSDDSLAKSKFLHSFLEEKPKKRKLANENARATSISGFIVDDAVDGPELDDSNNDDDDNDDDEDDLYDSVCAFCDNGGSLICCDGRCMRSFHATEDDDSARESACESLGFTPNQVKALETLLCKNCEYNQHQCFACGKLGSSDKSSGAEVFRCSNATCGHFYHPHCVAKLLHKGDKVAAEEHAKRISSGEFFTCPTHKCCACQQGENKKVEELQFALCRRCPTSYHRKCLPREIAFDDIEEEGIITRAWDGLLVNRVLIYCLKHEIDEDLGTPIRGHIKFPFDESKKRKAPDVLTSHEKVGSKKKTLALEGTSQERTAMKAAKQSSSVVKADQTSKKSEKVTPRTNSLKKVKATGPSKKPLRQNSKSLPMDAGKSSAADGNKASLGGRLFALMNQESEQQIKPGRQDNLKGGLSKAAVVNSTATSKSSDMPSLDADSERRLLNLMKEAESSVTLEDIITKPKVLSTHGYSSRSVIDRTITLGKIEGLVEAVRMALAKLEDGCSIEDAQAVCEPEVLNQIFKWQNKLRVYLAPFLYGMRYSSFGRHFTKVDKLEEIVDRVHWYVQDGDTIVDFCCGANDFSLIMKRKLEETGKKCSFKNYDIFQAKNDFNFERRDWMSVQQKELPTGSQLIMGLNPPFGVKAALANKFIDKALDFNPKLLILIVPPETERLDKKKFLKYPYELVWEDNNLLSGKSFYLPGSIDANDKQMDQWNVMAPPLYLWSRSDFSAKNKSIAEKHGHVPREPASSNQEMNIDETRISDFELPLEDDGLRDDAAELKDHMQNHEIEECKKEKSVEVTPKECSPPQQNDEKNQSKETSSNKKRKHSEENDGRKTDKKRGGQTPRSETHDGIPHSSPFNVMGSSRSSVEGASSKLHSEENLVRKTDIKGGGRTPRSEMHSGIPHSSPSNVMGSSRSSVKGASPKLHSEENLGRKTDKMSGGRTPRSETHGGIPHSSPYNVMGSSRSSVEGASSKLHSEENLGRKTNKKSGRTPRSETYSGIPHSSPSNVMGSIRSSVECASRSPNQHRIRNMHSSQTPLQTSYGDTRTSVGDDMGRRYLMNYDPYSAGTHSHGYRPYPDEMNREFNLRSQVHLYGQEPGLFPRRNDLAGLNSLYGPTTPSYGQHNSATVNPSYRMNMSAMQRYAPRLDELNYTRMGGAGPEPPLMGNRNAFYDPRPPFMIDPRAPRPPYTLGFSPGPYHPYSHHNSAG; this is encoded by the exons ATGGCGTTTTctgatgatgaagaagaagaggCTTTAATCCATTCCGTCTCAAACTATTATTTCAATGATGAAAAAGATGAGGCTGTTTGCTTTTCTCAGTTGCCACTACAATTTGGGGGGAAAGAATGCCTTAGTTGTGGATCTAAAAAGAAGATATTTTTGAGAGGAATAGCTGATGATGGGCTCCTAACAATTTGCAAGCATGTCACTACCTGGAAATTTGATCTGTCTAATGTTGGGAAGCCGGATATTTCCGTTTTAAGTAAAGACATTGGGTGGCTTAAGCTACAGAAGCCAAGGAAGAGCTTTGAGCCTGTGATTAGGAGTGTTTTAATATCGGTCCATTGCTTGCATCTTATTAGTTGGAATCCTGATTTATCAGGGAAATCGTTGTGGGACCAGTTAGCAAAAATTTTTAG CTTGTATGAGGTAAAGCCTTCGCAAAATGACTTGGTGGATCACATGGATTTGATTGCTGAGGCTGTTAAAAGTGATGATTCATTAGCAAAATCCAAG TTTTTGCACTCATTTTTGGAGGAGAAGCCCAAAAAACGGAAACTTGCTAATGAG AATGCTCGAGCCACATCAATTTCTGGATTTATAGTTGATGATGCAGTTGATGGCCCTGAGCTAGATGATTccaataatgatgatgatgataatgatgatgatgaagatgaCTTGTATGATTCAGTTTGTGCTTTTTGCGACAATGGGGGTAGTCTTATATGTTGTGATGGAAGGTGCATGAGATCATTTCATGCTACTGAAGATGACGATTCTGCTCGTGAATCTGCTTGTGAATCTCTTGGCTTTACTCCGAACCAAGTTAAA GCGTTGGAAACACTCTTATGCAAGAATTGTGAATATAATCAACATCAGTGCTTTGCTTGTGGGAAATTAGGTTCTTCTGATAAGTCCTCTGGTGCTGAG GTCTTTCGCTGCAGTAATGCAACCTGTGGTCACTTTTATCATCCACATTGTGTGGCAAAATTGCTCCATAAGGGGGATAAAGTTGCTGCTGAAGAACATGCGAAAAGAATTTCTTCAGGGGAATTTTTTACATGCCCCACTCATAAATGCTGTGCTTGTCAACAAGGAGAAAACAAGAAAGTCGAGGAGCTGCAGTTTGCTTTGTGTAGACGTTGCCCCACATCATACCACAGGAAATGTTTACCAAG AGAGATCGCATTTGATGATATAGAAGAGGAGGGTATTATAACAAGGGCTTGGGATGGTCTACTTGTCAATCGTGTACTGATATATTGCTT GAAACATGAGATTGACGAAGACCTTGGAACTCCCATAAGGGGTCATATAAAATTCCCCTTTGATGAAAGCAAGAAAAGAAAGGCACCAGATGTGCTCACAAGTCATGAAAAGGTTGGCTCAAAGAAGAAAACTCTTGCATTAGAAGGCACTTCACAGGAGAGAACTGCCATGAAAGCAGCAAAGCAATCTTCTTCTGTTGTTAAAGCTGATCAAACTAGCAAAAAGAGTGAAAAAGTTACTCCTAGGACCAATTCCCTAAAGAAAGTCAAAGCCACTGGTCCATCCAAAAAGCCTTTGAGGCAGAATTCAAAGTCTCTGCCTATGGATGCAGGCAAATCCTCTGCAGCTGATGGAAACAAGGCCTCCTTGGGGGGAAGATTATTTGCCCTCATGAATCAGGAGAGTGAGCAGCAGATTAAGCCTGGGAGACAGGATAATCTTAAAGGTGGTCTTAGTAAGGCTGCCGTGGTCAACTCTACTGCAACAAGTAAAAGCTCGGACATGCCTTCATTAGATGCTGATTCTGAGAGAAG ATTACTCAATTTAATGAAGGAGGCTGAATCATCAGTAACTTTAGAAGATATAATAACGAAACCAAAAGTCCTATCTACACATGGATATTCTTCAAGAAGTGTCATAGACAGAACAATTACTCTTGGAAAGATAGAGGGTTTAGTTGAG GCTGTTCGGATGGCTTTAGCAAAACTAGAGGATGGCTGTAGTATTGAAGATGCTCAAGCTGTTTGTGAGCCAGAGGTTTTAAACCAGATATTTAAGTGGCAG AACAAACTCAGGGTATATCTTGCACCTTTTCTATATGGCATGCGCTACTCTTCTTTTGGTCGTCATTTTACTAAAGTGGATAAACTTGAAGAG ATTGTTGATAGAGTTCATTGGTATGTGCAAGATGGTGATACA ATTGTCGACTTTTGTTGTGGTGCTAATGATTTTAGTTTAATAATGAAAAGAAAGCTTGAAGAGACCGGGAAGAAGTGCTCATTCAAAAACTATGATATTTTCCAAGCAAAG AATGATTTTAATTTTGAGAGGAGGGATTGGATGAGTGTGCAACAAAAGGAGTTGCCAACAGGGTCACAACTG ATAATGGGGCTAAATCCTCCTTTTGGAGTTAAAGCTGCTTTGGCAAACAAGTTCATTGATAAGGCCCTTGACTTTAACCCAAAACTTTTGATCCTTATTGTTCCACCTGAAACAGAAAG GTTGGACAAAAAGAAATTTTTGAAATATCCGTATGAACTAGTTTGGGAGGATAATAACTTGTTATCTGGAAAG TCATTTTACCTGCCTGGTTCTATTGATGCAAATGACAAACAAATGGATCAGTGGAATGTCATGGCTCCACCTCTTTATCTTTGGAGTCGTTCTGATTTTTCAGCAAAGAACAAGAGCATAGCTGAAAAGCATGGTCATGTACCTAGGGAACCAGCGAGTTCAAATCAGGAAATGAATATTGATGAAACACGCATATCTGATTTTGAACTGCCATTGGAGGATGATGGTCTTCGTGATGATGCTGCTGAGTTGAAAGATCATATGCAAAATCATGAAATTGAGGAATGTAAAAAAGAGAAATCTGTGGAGGTGACCCCAAAAGAGTGCTCTCCTCCTCAGCAAAATGACGAGAAGAACCAATCCAAAGAAACCTCGAGTAATAAGAAGAGAAAGCACAGTGAAGAAAATGATGGAAGGAAAACTGATAAAAAGCGTGGAGGACAGACTCCTAGAAGCGAGACACATGATGGAATTCCTCACTCTTCTCCATTCAATGTGATGGGTAGTAGTAGATCCTCGGTGGAAGGTGCCTCCTCCAAATTGCACAGTGAAGAAAATCTTGTAAGGAAAACTGATATAAAGGGTGGAGGAAGGACTCCTAGAAGTGAGATGCATAGTGGAATTCCTCACTCTTCTCCGTCCAATGTGATGGGTAGTAGTAGATCCTCAGTGAAAGGTGCCTCCCCCAAATTGCACAGTgaagaaaatcttggaaggaaAACTGATAAAATGAGTGGAGGAAGGACTCCTAGAAGTGAGACACACGGTGGAATTCCCCACTCTTCTCCGTACAACGTGATGGGTAGTAGTAGATCCTCAGTGGAAGGTGCCTCTTCCAAATTGCACTCTgaagaaaatcttggaaggaaAACTAATAAGAAGAGTGGAAGGACTCCTAGAAGTGAGACATACAGTGGAATTCCGCACTCTTCTCCATCCAATGTGATGGGTAGTATTAGATCCTCAGTGGAATGTGCCTCCAGATCGCCTAACCAACATCGGATACGCAATATGCATAGTTCACAGACTCCACTTCAAACTTCATATGGTGACACCAGGACCAGCGTTGGTGATGATATGGGAAGAAGGTACCTTATGAATTACGACCCTTATTCAGCTGGTACCCACAGTCATGGTTACAGACCTTACCCCGATGAAATGAACAGGGAGTTCAATTTACGGTCACAAGTTCACCTCTATGGGCAAGAACCTGGTCTATTTCCTCGGAGAAATGATCTGGCTGGGTTGAACTCTTTATATGGTCCAACGACTCCGTCTTATGGACAACACAACAGTGCTACAGTGAATCCTTCATACAGGATGAATATGTCTGCAATGCAGCGATATGCTCCTCGTCTAGATGAGTTGAACTACACAAGGATGGGTGGTGCAGGGCCTGAGCCACCACTGATGGGGAATAGAAATGCTTTTTATGATCCTAGACCACCATTTATGATTGATCCTCGAGCACCACGACCTCCATATACTCTGGGTTTCTCTCCTGGTCCATACCACCCTTATTCACATCACAACTCGGCTGGTTGA